The sequence below is a genomic window from Rhizobium sp. NXC14.
AGGCGCCATCAGCTTCGATCATCCCGATCCGTCGATCTTCTCGGTGCTGACCGCGCCCACCGAAGATGCCGGCACCGCGAATGTCGATTTCGTGATCTTTCCGCCGCGCTGGCTGGTTGCCGAGCACACCTTCCGCCCGCCATGGTACCACCGCAACATCATGAGCGAGTTCATGGGCCTAATCCATGGCCAGTATGACGCCAAGGAGGAAGGCTTCGTGCCGGGCGGCATCAGCCTGCACAATATGATGCTTCCTCACGGCCCGGACGCGCTCGCCTTCGAAAAGGCATCGAATATCGAGCTCAAACCGATGAAGCTCGATCACACCATGGCCTTCATGTTCGAGACCCGTTATCCGCAGCAGTTGACGAAATATGCAGCCGAGCTCGAAACGCTGCAGGACGATTACCTCGAATGCTGGGATGGCCTCGAACGCAAGTTCGACGGAACTCCGGGCATCAAGTGACAGGATCGGTCAAGATCGGCGAAGCTTCCTCCGGCACTGGAATTGAGACATGAAACTTGCGACCTTGAAGGACTCCACCAGGGACGGCCGCCTCGTCGTCGTGTCCCGCGATCTGACCCGCTGTTCGGAGGTCGGCCACATCGCCCGCACCCTGCAGGCGGCGCTCGACGACTGGGAGCATGTCGCTCCGCGACTTCGGCGGGTTGCCGAAGGCATCGAGACGGGCGCTCAGCCGACGATGCGGTTTCACGAACATGACGCCGCATCGCCTTTGCCGCGCGCCTATCAATGGGCCGACGGCTCGGCCTATGTCAACCATGTGGAACTGGTGCGCAAGGCGCGCGGCGCCGAGATGCCGGCAAGCTTCTGGACCGATCCGTTGATGTATCAAGGCGGGTCGGATGGTTTTCGTGCGCCCCGCGATCCGATCCTGATGGCAGATGAGGCCTATGGGATCGACATGGAGGGAGAGGTTGCCGTTATCACCGGCGACGTAGCCATGGGAGCCAGCCCCGAGGCTGCGCGCGGCGCCATCCGCCTGCTGATGCTCGTCAACGACGTGTCGCTGCGCGGCCTGATCCCCGACGAGCTGGCCAAGGGCTTCGGTTTCTTCCAATCCAAGCCCGCCTCGGCATTCTCGCCGGTCGCGGTGACGCCCGACGAACTTGGAGAGGCGTGGGACGGCGGCAAGCTGCATCTGCCACTGCTCGTAAGCTTGAACGGCAGACCATTCGGCAGGGCGAATGCCGGCATCGACATGACCTTCGACTTCGGCCAGCTGATTGCCCATGCCGCCAAAACCCGCCACCTCGTGGCCGGAACGATCATCGGCTCCGGCACGGTCTCGAACAAGCTCGACGGCGGCCCCGGCAAGCCGGTGGACGCGGGGGGAGATGGATACTCCTGCATTGCCGAATTGAGAATGATCGAGGCGATCGAGAGCGGATCGCCGAAGACCCCCTTCATGAGGTTCGGCGACCAGGTCCGCATCGAGATGAAGGATCATGCCGGCCATTCGATCTTCGGGGCGATCGAGCAGACGGTCGGAAAATACGAGGGAGCTGCCGGGGGATGAACGAGATCATTCTCTACGACTACTGGCGGTCATCGGCGAGTTATCGCGTGCGGATCGCGCTCAATCTTCTGGGCCTCGACTACCAGACCGTGCCGATCAGCTTGCTCGACGGTGCGCACAGGATGCCAGACTATCTCGCGCTCAACCCGCAGGGGCTGGTGCCGACATTGATGATCGATGGCAAATCGCTGACGCAGTCGCTGGCCATCATCGAGTATCTGGCCGAGCTCCGGCCGGAATGCGGATTGCTGCCATCGGATAGCTTCGATCGCCACAGAGTGCGCGCTCTCGCATATGCGGTTGCCATGGACATCCATCCGATCTGCAACCTGCATGTCGTCTCGCATCTTCTGACGCTGACCGACAAGGCCGAGGCTCGCGAGGAATGGATGAAGCATTTCATCGGCGATGGACTTCGCAAGCTTGAGACCATGCTCGGCGAATCCGATAGCGCGTTCAGCTTTGGCGGCAGGCCGTCGATGGCCGATCTCTGCCTTGTTCCCCAGGTCTACAATGCCCGCCGCTGGGGCGTTGATATGACGGATTTCAGACGCATCAGCGACATCGACGCCAGATGCGCCGAACTCCCCGCCTTCCAGGCAGCGCATCCGGACCGCGTAAAACCGTAGGAACTACGCGTCCCGCCAAAAAGAGAATATCGCCGCCTGGCCCAACCGCTTGCCCGTCTCATCGATGAGCTGCCAGACAGTGAAATTTTCGACCCAGAAACGGCGCCCCGATTTCGCGACCCTGAGGCCGCGGCCATTATCGACGAAACCATTGCGCGTGACTGCATCCAGCAGCCGCTGGCGTTCGGCTTGATCAGGCTGCTCGGCCGATAGTCGCGACGGCAGCATGATGAATTCGTCCCAGCTATATTCCAAGCAGTTCTGCGCAGTCCGGTTTGCGTAGATGAAGCGCGGGTCGGGCAGTGTATTGTGCGCGAGGACCACGAAAGGTGCATGGCGGTAAAGCCAGTCCGGCCCTTGCCCATCCTCGATAAGAGCGCAGCCGACGATGCGCTTGTAGCTGCCGGTCAGAAGGGCGAAGAAATTGGGATCATTCCTCAGGTCGAGGGCGTGATTGTCATAGGGGGAAGTCACGAACGGCCTCGCTGGTCAAGTGTGTCGGTGCAGCCGACATAGCCGATATCAATTGCACGCGTCTATGATGCCTCCAGAACAGCGAAGGGCCTGTATTTACCTTGTCTCATCACTTCTGATTGTGACGCTTGCCAGAAGATTGCCCTTGTGCATTGATCTGACCTGCTGGGGTAGCTGTCAACATTCTCTGCGAAGCTGTTGTTCTTCGGACCGTAATTGGCGCCGGCTGGTCGCGAATGAGGCGGGGGTAGAGCAGGTTTTCATCATCCGGCTATTCAGACCTGCGAAAGCTATGCTGCGAATGACGACAGGAGAAATACAGGTGCTTGGGGACCGGGGTAGAATGCGGAAATCCGTCTCGTTGATATTGATTCTGCTGGCGTTCGTCGCCCTAGCCGGGGAGGGGCATGCGGCCATTTCCTACGAACGTCTGGAGACCGCGCCGGGAGAGCGCGTCCTGACGATAAAAGGCGTGTTCGAGAGTTCCGACGATGCGATGACGCTTGTCGACGAATATACGCAGTACCAGCCGAGCTATGTCACCTTTGACTCGCCAGGCGGAAACGTGGTCGCCGCGATCAGGTTCGGCCGGGCCCTCCGCCTGCTGAATGCAAAAACGATACAGATCAGAGCCGCCGAGTGCGCGTCGGCTTGCGCCTTCGCCTTCGTCGGCGGCGTTGAAAGATTTGCCGAGCCGGGCTCTATCGGCGTGCATCGGGTTTCCCTGTCCGACGATGTTGCCATCGACAACAAATTGGCCGTCTCGACTGTTCAAGCACTGACCGGCGAGATCATCGGCTATCTCACCGACATGGGGGTAAGCCCCAACCTGCTGCAGCTCAGCCTGTCGATCGACAGCACCGATATACGGTATCTCACCGCTGCGGAAATGCGGGACTGGAATATCAACACGCCCGAGGATATGCCTTCGGCACAGGAAAGCGCGCCGCCCTCGCCAGGCGCCGCACCGCAGGAGAGCGCAACACCCGCCGACATGCCGTCAGAGCCGAGTGATTCCGAGGAGGCGGGCGCACCGGAACCCGGCGACCTGACCACGGAGGCGGTTAATTTCGCAAACCGATACAATGACGAATGGTCGAAAGACAGCGCATCGGCGTTGGCCTTCATGAAGGGCGTCTATGCCGACGAGGTCTCCTTCTTCGGAAACTCGGTCGACAAAGACGCCGTCCTGAAGGAAAAGGCAGCCTTCGCCCAACGCTGGCCGGAGCGCATCTACAGCGTCAAGCCGGGCTCCGTGACTGCCAGCTGTGCCGGAAAATGCCAAATGTCGGGAATTGTCGAATGGTTTGCCGGAAATAGGGACACGGGTAAGACGTCCTCCGGGATGGCCGAATTCTCTTACGTGTGGAACACGGCCTCCCTGCAGATCGAGTCCGAGACCGGAAAGGTGCTCGCCACGGACAAGGGGGCCAAGGTGCCGGATCGGTTGATCCATCAGTGGACAGGACTGGACGACATCTGCCGCACGAGTGTCGATCGCACTGGACCCGAAACGCTGCGGGCATGCAGACGGCGCGACGAACTCGGTCCGCTGCTCAATCGCGCCGACTGGTGTTATGGCGAAAAGGACGAAGCCGAAATAAACTGGGAGTGGCACAAATGCGATGCCAACTCCCGGAAGTACGCAGAGTAGATATTGCCGGTCCGCAGGCAATGACCGCAAAGTTCGGCAGCTTGCCTGAAGGAAGAGATCGGTGAACACTCATCTTCCTGAGTGAGGCCGAGCATGTCGGAAGACGAGCATGCCCCATCGAATGCCGTCTCTTCGGGATCCGACGATCCCGAGAAGCCGGCGGAGCGTTATAAACTCGGCCTCTGCCTTTCGGGCGGTGGCTATCGGGCCATGCTTTTCCATGCGGGATCGCTTGCGAGGCTCAACGAGGCCGGTCTTCTGGCGAAGCTCGATATGATCTCGTCGGTCTCCGGCGGATCCATCGCCTCGGGCCTGCTCGCCTATATCTGGCCACGGCTGGTGTTCTCGAGCGAGATCGCCGTCAATTTCAAGACGGAATACCTGGATCGCATTCTCGCCTTCAGTCAGATATTCGCGGATGGGCCGAGCTTCCTGAAGGGCGTGTTCAATCCCTTCTCAAGCGCGGCCGAGGAAGCCGCCAAACTATACGAGCGACATCTGTTCGACGGAAGGTCGCCAACCCTCAGAGATCTTCCGCGCTCGCCCTGGTTCGTATTTTGCGCCAGCAATCTCAGCACCGGTTCGCTCTTCCGGATGTCCAACCGCTATATCGCGGATTACCGGATCGGTGTGTCGTTTCGTCCGGCATTGTCGCTGGCAACCGCGGTTGCCGCTTCGGCAGCATTTCCGCCGGTGCTGTCACCGCTGCGATTGGACCTGTCGCAGTTTTCCTGGAAGAGGGAAAAACTCGATGATACCGTTGGCGAACCAGTCGCTCCGGACCGGGCGATATTAAGCGATGGCGGTGTTTACGACAATCACGGCATCGAGCCGGCGCTGAAACGCTGCGACTGCCTGCTCGTCAGCGATGCCGGCGCGCCTTGGCGCTCCTCGACCCGCGGATACTGGAACTATCTCTCCCAGCTGAAGCGCGTTCTCGATACGACGGACAATCAGGTGCGGTCGTTAAGGCGGCGAGACCTGATCGCCGGCTTCAAGGCTGCAAAACGGGCCGATACGCTTGGCCTCGACGACCTCGCGAAATCGGCGCTGCGCGCAAGAACCCATGGCGTTTATTGGTCGATCGACAGCAAGGACGCCGAACTCAAACCCTACGCCTCTTACACGCTGCCGCCGTCATCGGTCGTTCCCTCCGAGATCGGCACCTACCTCCATTTCCTCGGCGCTGATGAGACGGAGCACCTGACGAATTGGGGGCACTATGTC
It includes:
- a CDS encoding MEKHLA domain-containing protein yields the protein MTSPYDNHALDLRNDPNFFALLTGSYKRIVGCALIEDGQGPDWLYRHAPFVVLAHNTLPDPRFIYANRTAQNCLEYSWDEFIMLPSRLSAEQPDQAERQRLLDAVTRNGFVDNGRGLRVAKSGRRFWVENFTVWQLIDETGKRLGQAAIFSFWRDA
- the maiA gene encoding maleylacetoacetate isomerase, translating into MNEIILYDYWRSSASYRVRIALNLLGLDYQTVPISLLDGAHRMPDYLALNPQGLVPTLMIDGKSLTQSLAIIEYLAELRPECGLLPSDSFDRHRVRALAYAVAMDIHPICNLHVVSHLLTLTDKAEAREEWMKHFIGDGLRKLETMLGESDSAFSFGGRPSMADLCLVPQVYNARRWGVDMTDFRRISDIDARCAELPAFQAAHPDRVKP
- a CDS encoding fumarylacetoacetate hydrolase family protein produces the protein MKLATLKDSTRDGRLVVVSRDLTRCSEVGHIARTLQAALDDWEHVAPRLRRVAEGIETGAQPTMRFHEHDAASPLPRAYQWADGSAYVNHVELVRKARGAEMPASFWTDPLMYQGGSDGFRAPRDPILMADEAYGIDMEGEVAVITGDVAMGASPEAARGAIRLLMLVNDVSLRGLIPDELAKGFGFFQSKPASAFSPVAVTPDELGEAWDGGKLHLPLLVSLNGRPFGRANAGIDMTFDFGQLIAHAAKTRHLVAGTIIGSGTVSNKLDGGPGKPVDAGGDGYSCIAELRMIEAIESGSPKTPFMRFGDQVRIEMKDHAGHSIFGAIEQTVGKYEGAAGG
- a CDS encoding patatin-like phospholipase family protein; translated protein: MSEDEHAPSNAVSSGSDDPEKPAERYKLGLCLSGGGYRAMLFHAGSLARLNEAGLLAKLDMISSVSGGSIASGLLAYIWPRLVFSSEIAVNFKTEYLDRILAFSQIFADGPSFLKGVFNPFSSAAEEAAKLYERHLFDGRSPTLRDLPRSPWFVFCASNLSTGSLFRMSNRYIADYRIGVSFRPALSLATAVAASAAFPPVLSPLRLDLSQFSWKREKLDDTVGEPVAPDRAILSDGGVYDNHGIEPALKRCDCLLVSDAGAPWRSSTRGYWNYLSQLKRVLDTTDNQVRSLRRRDLIAGFKAAKRADTLGLDDLAKSALRARTHGVYWSIDSKDAELKPYASYTLPPSSVVPSEIGTYLHFLGADETEHLTNWGHYVCDAMLNRFYQPLLAPSSGPPLAAGTVKPSWAARASKRLFDILPF